One window of the Solanum stenotomum isolate F172 chromosome 11, ASM1918654v1, whole genome shotgun sequence genome contains the following:
- the LOC125845859 gene encoding uncharacterized protein LOC125845859, protein MATGQPPPVEVGQTQGPLEEVKISYANTLVAPKKPHHSLQIKPLTYLHREPKLVWEEEEVQHMIINEDLQYAVIGKFSYGWPDILDLRKLIPKQCELKGEVNIGLLCNRYWDPLFDPEEETTTAIAWISFPSLPLNFFGKETIISMAAAVGRPLQVDLIEEKEQKQDNKENKGERGIQADGKCANGKKQEQGDRVQEDKERNTNFREQKRRYGYENGYQIQNRMTTQVWNVRTSQVNSEVTTKNKFGALEGEDDKQDTFTHQADEGNKSLPAQQKAVTQQEGNRRESVIWSSNFHIKENKMGLEQIDSLENPIEKDTGSNGTQLEANKAMIDKERERGKINALELQKEDDLRLLDLNRKHHYSYIALLEPFQSPSEINRYRRRLGKQHAKVNCSSKIWLFWDEEWEELDCIDSVQQIIVSFKHRNNNAQVKITAVYARCSALERMELWEDLEEVACNTDCPWMVGGDFTTIIDESEKLGGLPVSQVELEDFVQCISSCELNEIKFSGSCYTWWNGRIEQDCIFKRLDRVFGNNAFMAELQNTKVQHLIREGSDHAPLHVTCSTGQEQKYKPFRFLNFWTKHHSFQKIVEDVWKMEATGSPFPVVQTKMKRVKLALVQWSRTTFGNIFQQVATLEDLIGAKEVQLEINASEENRTTLKKSEADLKKYLHIEEEYWKQKAGMRWFKDGDRNTKFFHGFVNGRRRKMQISVIKTRQGDTITTTQNIGEEAVNVFKEQFKETYVPTDFSMLEHIPKMISEEQNEEMGRLPAEEEIKEVVFTLNGDNASGPDGFSRQFFQSCWDTVKGDIVNMVRAFFCGQELPKFITHTNLVLIPKKEVVDSFGDLRPISLXICIKW, encoded by the exons ATGGCCACCGGCCAGCCTCCGCCAGTTGAGGTTGGCCAGACGCAGGGACCATTAGAGGAAGTAAAAATATCATATGCAAACACTCTGGTAGCACCAAAAAAACCACATCATAGTTTGCAGATTAAGCCTTTAACATATTTGCATAGGGAACCAAAGCTAGTTTGGGAAGAGGAAGAAGTACAACATATGATTATTAACGAGGATCTCCAATATGCAGTGATTGGAAAATTTTCTTATGGATGGCCTGATATCCTAGATTTGAGGAAGTTAATCCCAAAACAATGTGAGCTAAAAGGGGAAGTGAACATAGGGCTTCTGTGTAACAGATAT TGGGACCCTTTGTTTGATCCAGAGGAGGAGACGACCACCGCGATAGCCTGGATATCTTTCCCATCATTGCCACTGAACTTTTTCGGTAAGGAGACAATAATTTCAATGGCAGCAGCAGTTGGAAGACCATTACAGGTAGACCTG ATAGAGGAGAAAGAACAGAAGCAAGATAACAAAGAAAATAAGGGGGAAAGAGGTATTCAAGCTGATGGAAAATGTGCTAATGGTAAAAAGCAGGAACAAGGTGACAGAGTGCAGGAGGATAAAGAAAGGAACACAAATTTCAGGGAACAAAAGAGGAGGTATGGTTACGAAAATGGGTATCAGATTCAGAATAGAATGACAACACAAGTATGGAATGTAAGAACTTCACAAGTTAATTCAGAGGTGACTACAAAGAATAAATTTGGGGCATTAGAAGGGGAAGATGATAAGCAAGATACTTTTACACACCAAGCAGATGAGGGTAATAAAAGTTTACCAGCACAGCAGAAAGCAGTAACACAGCAGGAGGGAAATAGAAGAGAAAGTGTGATATGGTCCTCTAATTTTCACATAAAAGAGAACAAGATGGGATTGGAGCAAATTGATAGCTTAGAAAATCCTATTGAAAAAGATACAGGCTCCAATGGGACACAACTGGAGGCAAACAAGGCAATGATTGATAAGGAAAGGGAAAGAGGGAAGATAAATGCACTGGAATTGCAGAAGGAAGATGATTTG AGACTACTGGATCTAAATAGAAAACATCACTACTCATACATTGCTCTCTTAGAGCCTTTTCAGAGTCCTTCAGAAATAAATAGATACAGGAGAAGACTTGGGAAACAACATGCCAAAGTTAATTGTTCTTCCAAAATATGGTTGTTTTGGGATGAAGAGTGGGAAGAGCTGGATTGTATTGACTCAGTGCAGCAGATTATTGTCTCTTTCAAACATAGAAATAATAATGCTCAAGTCAAGATTACAGCAGTTTATGCTAGATGTAGTGCCCTGGAGAGAATGGAACTGTGGGAAGACCTAGAAGAGGTGGCTTGCAACACAGATTGCCCTTGGATGGTAGGGGGAGATTTCACTACTATTATTGATGAGTCTGAAAAGTTGGGAGGATTACCTGTCTCACAAGTAGAATTAGAGGACTTTGTACAATGCATAAGCTCTTGTGAATTAAATGAGATAAAATTCTCTGGAAGTTGTTACACCTGGTGGAATGGCAGAATAGAGCAAGATTGTATATTTAAAAGACTGGACAGAGTCTTTGGGAATAATGCATTTATGGCTGAATTGCAGAATACAAAAGTCCAACATTTGATTAGGGAGGGTTCAGATCATGCCCCACTACATGTTACTTGCAGTACAGGCCAGGAGCAAAAATATAAGCCTTTTAGATTTCTCAACTTCTGGACAAAACATCatagttttcagaaaatagTGGAGGATGTATGGAAGATGGAAGCAACAGGCTCACCATTCCCAGTAGTGCAAACCAAAATGAAAAGGGTGAAATTGGCTTTGGTGCAATGGAGTAGGACAACctttggaaatatttttcaacaggTAGCTACATTGGAGGATTTAATAGGGGCCAAAGAGGTTCAGTTAGAAATAAATGCATCAGAAGAAAATAGGACAACATTGAAGAAATCTGAGGCAGACCTAAAGAAATACCTGCACATTGAGGAAGAGTATTGGAAGCAAAAAGCAGGCATGAGATGGTTTAAAGATGGTGATAGAAACACTAAGTTTTTTCATGGTTTTGTGAATGGGAGAAGGAGAAAGATGCAGATATCTGTGATAAAAACCAGGCAAGGAGATACAATAACCACCACTCAAAATATTGGGGAAGAGGCAGTGAATGTGTTCAAGGAACAATTTAAGGAGACATATGTGCCTACAGATTTTTCAATGCTAGAACATATACCTAAAATGATATCAGAAGAACAGAATGAAGAAATGGGAAGATTACCAGCTGAAGAAGAGATCAAAGAAGTGGTATTTACATTAAATGGTGATAATGCAAGTGGACCAGATGGCTTCTCTAgacaattttttcaaagttGTTGGGATACTGTGAAAGGGGATATAGTCAACATGGTAAGAGCCTTTTTTTGTGGTCAGGAGCTTCCTAAGTTTATAACTCACACCAATTTGGTTCTTATTCCTAAAAAGGAGGTGGTGGATAGTTTTGGTGATTTGAGACCAATAAGCCTANGTATTTGCATTAAATGGTGA